Proteins from a genomic interval of Chionomys nivalis chromosome 7, mChiNiv1.1, whole genome shotgun sequence:
- the Rnft1 gene encoding E3 ubiquitin-protein ligase RNFT1 gives MQASCSQLHDPPGTASDDAPASQCVHPSRSTEGSSFHPGDIHIQINSGPKERPENPSSRNSRSGACSCAHGCAHTRFRSHSHSEARPPEDFATESGEHGSGSFSEFRYLFKWLQKSLPYILILGIKLVMQHITGISLGIGLLTTFMYANKSIVNQVFLRERSSKVQCAWLLVFLAGSSILLYYTFHSESLYYSLIFLNPTLDQLSFWEVLWIVGITDFILKFFFMGLKCLILLVPSFIMPFKSKGYWYMLLEELCQCYRIFVPIPVWFRYLISYGEFGNVTRWSLGILLALLYLILKLLDFFGHLRTFRQVLRVFFTRPSYGVPASKRQCSDADGICSICQAEFQKPVLLICQHIFCEECITLWFNREKTCPLCRTVISDRINKWKDGATSLHLQIY, from the exons ATGCAAGCCAGCTGTAGTCAACTGCATGATCCTCCAGGCACCGCAAGTGATGATGCTCCAGCCTCCCAGTGTGTTCACCCATCAAGATCGACAGAAGGGTCTTCTTTTCATCCTGGAGACATACATATCCAAATAAACTCCGGACCTAAGGAGCGTCCTGAAAATCCGAGCtctagaaattcaaggtcaggtGCCTGCAGCTGTGCCCACGGGTGTGCACATACTCGCTTCCGGAGTCACTCCCACAGTGAAGCAAGGCCTCCTGAGGACTTTGCCACAGAATCTGGAGAACATGGAAGTGGCTCCTTCTCAGAGTTCCGCTATCTCTTCAAGTGGCTGCAAAAAAGTCTTCCTTATATTTTGATTCTGGGTATTAAACTTGTTATGCAGCATATAACAG GAATTTCTCTTGGAATTGGGCTGCTAACAACTTTTATGTATGCAAACAAAAGCATTGTAAATCAGGTTTTTCTAAGA gAACGGTCATCAAAGGTTCAGTGTGCTTGGTTACTGGTGTTCCTGGCAGGTTcatctattcttttatattacacCTTTCATTCTGAATCACTTTATTACAG CTTAATTTTCTTAAATCCTACACTGGATCAGTTGAGCTTTTGGGAAGTTCTTTGGATTGTTGGAATTACAGACTTCATTCTAAAATTCTTCTTCATGGGTTTAAAATGCCTAATTTTATTGGTGCCTTCTTTCATCATGCCTTTTAAATCAAAG GGTTATTGGTACATGCTTTTAGAAGAATTATGTCAGTGTTACCGAATTTTTGTCCCCATACCAGTTTGGTTTCGGTACCTTATAAGCTATGGGGAGTTTGGTAATGTAACTAGATGGAGTCTTGGGATATTGCTGGCTTTACTCTACCTCATACTAAAA cttttggatttttttggaCACTTGAGAACTTTCAGACAGGTTTTGCGAGTATTTTTTACACGACCA AGTTATGGAGTGCCTGCTAGCAAGAGACAGTGTTCAGATGCGGATGGTATTTGTTCAATATGTCAAGCTGAATTTCAGAAGCCAGTTCTTCTCATTTGTCAG CATATATTCTGTGAAGAATGCATTACCTTATGGTTTAACAGAGAGAAAACTTGTCCACTGTGCAGAACTGTGATTTCAGATCGTATAAACAAATGGAAAGACGGAGCCACTTCATTGCACCTTCAGATATACTAA